One Purpureocillium takamizusanense chromosome 1, complete sequence genomic window carries:
- a CDS encoding uncharacterized protein (EggNog:ENOG503NUMB~COG:G), protein MAGVVRQPIDEAAFSKFVAENVPQIKTPIELKQFGFGQSNPTYQVTGADGQKFVMRKKPPGKLLSKTAHKVEREYRIMHALEKTDVAVPKTYCLCEDETIIGTPFYIMEFLDGRIIEDFTLPDVTPAERTQMWRAAVETLARFHAVDYRAVGLERFGKPAGFYSRQTQTWSTISVHQEAVRDVDTDEQVGRMPHFEELVGFFMNEKLQPKDRATLVHGDYKIDNLVFHKTEPRVIGILDWEMSTVGHPLSDVCNLLMQYYTGRHEGAAPKSAAGFLPGRTPGLPTLDQLLGWYSAVSGYDPTSELNWGMAFNVFKLSGVCQGIAARYARRQASSAKAQEYTKTWRPLADFAWQLAQEAKGDDGPRL, encoded by the exons ATGGCAGGCGTCGTTCGGCAGcccatcgacgaggcggcgttCAGCAAGTTTGTCGCCGAAAATGTCCCACAGATCAAGACGCCAATTGAGCTGAAACAG TTCGGATTCGGGCAGTCAAACCCGACGTACCAGgtcacgggcgccgacgggcaAAAGTTTGTCATGCGCAAGAAGCCGCCGGGGAAGCTGCTCTCCAAGACGGCACACAAGGTCGAGCGCGAGTACCGCATCATGCACGCGCTCGAGAAGACGGACGTGGCGGTCCCCAAGACGTACTGCCTGTGCGAGGACGAGACCATCATCGGAACGCCGTTTTACATCATGGAGTTCCTCGACGGCAGGATCATCGAAGACTTTACCCTCCCGGACGTGACGCCGGCGGAGCGCACGCAAATGTGGCGCGCGGCCGTGGAGACGCTGGCGCGCTTCCACGCCGTCGACTaccgcgccgtcgggctcgaGAGGTTCGGCAAGCCCGCGGGCTTCTACAGCCGCCAGACCCAGACCTGGAGCACCATCTCGGTCCACCAGGAAGCGGTGCGCGACGTGGACACGGACGAGCAGGTTGGCCGGATGCCGCACTTTGAGGAACTGGTGGGCTTCTTCATgaacgagaagctgcagccCAAGGACCGGGCCACGCTGGTGCACGGCGACTACAAGATTGACAATCTTGTGTTTCACAAGACGGAACCGCGCGTCATTGGCATCCTCGA CTGGGAAATGTCCACGGTTGGGCATCCTCTCTCCGACGTGTGCAACCTCCTGATGCAGTACTACACGGGGCGGcacgagggcgcggcgccgaagTCGGCAGCCGGCTTCCTGCCCGGCCGCACGCCGGGCCTCCCGACGCTGGACCAGCTCCTCGGGTGGTACTCTGCCGTCTCGGGCTACGACCCCACGAGCGAGCTGAACTGGGGCATGGCCTTCAACGTGTTCAAGCTGTCGGGCGTGTGCCAGGGCATCGCCGCGCGGTAcgcccggcggcaggcgagcagcgccAAGGCCCAGGAGTACACCAAGACGTGGCGGCCGTTGGCTGACTTTGCgtggcagctggcgcaggagGCCAAAGGTGATGACGGGCCGCGGCTGTAG
- the HAP2 gene encoding Transcriptional activator (BUSCO:EOG09263KEE~EggNog:ENOG503P578~COG:K) — MYQPQYGVPQQGMQQVPYGMPGIQAAAMAATAAASGSNYPYMHSDPNMPQTSPRMAGDGSKKDSRQSPRMNSMSQIPGRRMSQVTSPGVPTGPGMMGHGAPRPGVAPPQMPPGAGMPHPQSPEMPSGGAEESPLYVNAKQFHRILKRRVARQRLEEQLRLTSKGRKPYLHESRHNHAMRRPRGPGGRFLTAEEVAAMERDAKGGDDAAKSEGGDAAAAKSTDSAGTKRKSVAGSGSPNKKSKTSANSPDDAGEDDG, encoded by the coding sequence ATGTATCAACCTCAGTATGGTGTGCCCCAGCAGGGCATGCAGCAGGTTCCTTATGGCATGCCCGGCATCCAGGCCGCGGCAATGgctgcgaccgccgccgcctctggctCCAACTACCCTTACATGCACTCGGACCCAAACATGCCCCAGACTTCACCGAGGATGGCCGGTGACGGTTCTAAGAAGGACAGCCGCCAGTCCCCTCGGATGAACAGCATGTCGCAAATACCGGGGCGGCGAATGAGCCAAGTCACAAGTCCCGGTGTACCGACAGGCCCTGGCATGATGGGCCACGGCGCTCCACGCCCCGGCGTGGCACCGCCGCAGATGCCCCCTGGCGCAGGCATGCCGCACCCACAATCCCCCGAGATGCCCTCCGGCGGCGCAGAAGAGTCGCCTCTCTACGTCAACGCGAAGCAATTCCATCGCATCCTTAAGCGGCGCGTCGCCCGACAACGCCTGGAAGAGCAGCTGCGGCTGACATCCAAGGGGCGTAAACCGTACCTGCACGAGTCCCGCCATAACCACGCTATGCGCCGGCCACGCGGGCCTGGCGGTCGCTTCCTGACGGCTGAGGAAGTGGCAGCGATGGAGCGGgacgccaagggcggcgacgatgctgccaaGTCGGAGGGCGGAGATGCGGCTGCTGCCAAATCCACGGACTCTGCAGGTACGAAGCGCAAGTCTGTAGCCGGGTCTGGGTCGCCTAATAAGAAGTCGAAGACAAGCGCCAATAgtcccgacgacgccggcgaagacgacggtTGA
- a CDS encoding uncharacterized protein (EggNog:ENOG503NUMB~COG:G) → MRKKPPGKLLSKTAHKVEREYRIMHALEKTDVAVPKTYCLCEDETIIGTPFYIMEFLDGRIIEDFTLPDVTPAERTQMWRAAVETLARFHAVDYRAVGLERFGKPAGFYSRQTQTWSTISVHQEAVRDVDTDEQVGRMPHFEELVGFFMNEKLQPKDRATLVHGDYKIDNLVFHKTEPRVIGILDWEMSTVGHPLSDVCNLLMQYYTGRHEGAAPKSAAGFLPGRTPGLPTLDQLLGWYSAVSGYDPTSELNWGMAFNVFKLSGVCQGIAARYARRQASSAKAQEYTKTWRPLADFAWQLAQEAKGDDGPRL, encoded by the exons ATGCGCAAGAAGCCGCCGGGGAAGCTGCTCTCCAAGACGGCACACAAGGTCGAGCGCGAGTACCGCATCATGCACGCGCTCGAGAAGACGGACGTGGCGGTCCCCAAGACGTACTGCCTGTGCGAGGACGAGACCATCATCGGAACGCCGTTTTACATCATGGAGTTCCTCGACGGCAGGATCATCGAAGACTTTACCCTCCCGGACGTGACGCCGGCGGAGCGCACGCAAATGTGGCGCGCGGCCGTGGAGACGCTGGCGCGCTTCCACGCCGTCGACTaccgcgccgtcgggctcgaGAGGTTCGGCAAGCCCGCGGGCTTCTACAGCCGCCAGACCCAGACCTGGAGCACCATCTCGGTCCACCAGGAAGCGGTGCGCGACGTGGACACGGACGAGCAGGTTGGCCGGATGCCGCACTTTGAGGAACTGGTGGGCTTCTTCATgaacgagaagctgcagccCAAGGACCGGGCCACGCTGGTGCACGGCGACTACAAGATTGACAATCTTGTGTTTCACAAGACGGAACCGCGCGTCATTGGCATCCTCGA CTGGGAAATGTCCACGGTTGGGCATCCTCTCTCCGACGTGTGCAACCTCCTGATGCAGTACTACACGGGGCGGcacgagggcgcggcgccgaagTCGGCAGCCGGCTTCCTGCCCGGCCGCACGCCGGGCCTCCCGACGCTGGACCAGCTCCTCGGGTGGTACTCTGCCGTCTCGGGCTACGACCCCACGAGCGAGCTGAACTGGGGCATGGCCTTCAACGTGTTCAAGCTGTCGGGCGTGTGCCAGGGCATCGCCGCGCGGTAcgcccggcggcaggcgagcagcgccAAGGCCCAGGAGTACACCAAGACGTGGCGGCCGTTGGCTGACTTTGCgtggcagctggcgcaggagGCCAAAGGTGATGACGGGCCGCGGCTGTAG
- a CDS encoding uncharacterized protein (EggNog:ENOG503P4A3) produces MPVTKPKLEKLSTPVTATFPSEIASASTATPLSAINFPCKPDPDFIKTPISPPSAYTDFLTKAMSLNSPIVASSGETTPDSASGADPSEKSEGSSKAGDSSPSSTASSTKPSPPTSAPVVPPSPYTSSGPMSAPPGAASFPSLKLPPSPAISNFDSPLSASTVRSPFSARSVHSVFDWEAALKARFSDSKKHKSSRTSVRHIREVVTRTVTYTPRMEPAPRGKRRKVE; encoded by the coding sequence ATGCCCGTCACCAAACccaagctggagaagctctCCACGCCGGTCACGGCTACTTTCCCGTCCGAGatcgcctcggcctcgaccgcTACACCGTTGTCAGCGATCAATTTTCCTTGCAAGCCTGACCCGGACTTCATCAAGACGCCGATCAGCCCGCCTTCAGCTTATACCGACTTCCTCACCAAGGCAATGTCTCTCAACTCACCAATCGTGGCTTCCTCGGGCGAAACGACACCCGACTCTGCATCTGGAGCCGACCCTAGCGAGAAGTCGGAAGGCTCTTCCAAGGCCGGCGACTCCTCCCCCAGTTCAACCGCAAGCAGCACCAAGCCATCTCCTCCAACATCGGCACCCGTGGTCCCCCCAAGCCCATACACCTCATCAGGTCCCATGTCCGCTCCACCTGGTGCAGCGTCGTTCCCGAGCCTCAAATTACCGCCGAGCCCCGCCATCTCCAACTTCGACTCGCCACTCAGTGCGAGCACCGTCCGGTCACCTTTCAGTGCGCGCTCTGTGCATTCTGTATTTGACTGGGAAGCAGCCTTGAAGGCACGATTTTCAGACTCAAAGAAGCACAAATCTTCAAGGACCAGCGTGCGTCACATTCGCGAAGTGGTAACACGGACGGTCACTTATACGCCGAGAATGGAACCAGCGCCCAGGGGGAAACGGCGGAAAGTCGAGTGA